One Alteromonas sp. KC3 DNA segment encodes these proteins:
- a CDS encoding TonB family protein, giving the protein MQTISITNPLLHSQSSSQWLTPVKKAGKATLLLGAGAIVTSSLFVMMAELIKQDQVQVTSTPVVTIDPIIYQGEEEKTIVRPKIKPIEKVIKTPPTKVEPLEPNNNSTGNEYTFNTTVPSNELNVEINLNSTQGDMQATPQFRVDPTYPVEASRDGIEGWVKLGFSVTASGSVTDISIIDSKPSNVFNRAARRALKKWKYKPQIVDGKPVAQTNMVVVLDFKLEQ; this is encoded by the coding sequence ATGCAAACCATATCAATTACAAACCCGCTACTTCACAGCCAATCGTCATCGCAGTGGTTAACGCCAGTAAAAAAAGCAGGGAAGGCCACCTTGTTGCTGGGGGCTGGTGCCATAGTAACTTCAAGTTTGTTTGTTATGATGGCAGAACTGATAAAGCAGGACCAAGTTCAGGTTACTAGCACGCCAGTAGTTACAATAGACCCAATTATTTACCAAGGTGAAGAAGAGAAAACCATTGTAAGGCCCAAGATAAAGCCAATTGAAAAGGTGATTAAGACGCCGCCGACAAAGGTTGAGCCGCTTGAGCCGAACAATAATAGTACGGGAAATGAATACACGTTTAATACAACCGTACCTTCAAACGAATTAAATGTAGAGATTAATCTGAACTCAACCCAAGGCGATATGCAAGCAACGCCACAATTTAGAGTAGACCCAACATATCCAGTGGAAGCAAGCAGAGACGGTATAGAAGGGTGGGTTAAACTAGGGTTCAGTGTTACTGCTAGTGGCTCAGTGACTGACATTAGCATTATTGATTCAAAGCCTTCGAATGTGTTCAACCGAGCAGCCCGCAGAGCATTGAAAAAGTGGAAGTACAAGCCGCAAATAGTGGATGGCAAGCCTGTTGCTCAAACTAACATGGTAGTAGTATTAGATTTCAAGCTAGAACAATAA
- the cdd gene encoding cytidine deaminase: protein MTKNNINSLSQLAFQAQKNSHSPYSNFKVGAALITPTGDVFSGCNVESAAFPLGQCAEATAIGNMVSNGHKRISHIVIASPNEDFCFPCGGCRQKIAEFAPDETQVTMVTQSGEVHETTIGELLPNAFRAHDLEK, encoded by the coding sequence ATGACAAAAAATAATATCAACTCACTTTCTCAACTCGCATTTCAAGCCCAAAAAAACTCCCACTCGCCCTACTCTAACTTTAAAGTTGGTGCAGCGCTTATTACCCCAACGGGCGACGTTTTTTCCGGCTGTAATGTAGAAAGCGCAGCGTTCCCATTAGGTCAGTGTGCCGAAGCAACAGCTATTGGAAATATGGTTAGCAATGGTCACAAACGCATTAGTCACATTGTAATTGCAAGCCCAAATGAAGATTTTTGCTTTCCTTGTGGTGGTTGCCGACAAAAAATAGCAGAATTTGCCCCCGATGAAACGCAAGTAACCATGGTTACTCAAAGTGGTGAAGTTCACGAAACCACCATTGGGGAACTACTGCCCAATGCATTTAGAGCCCATGATTTAGAAAAGTAG
- a CDS encoding glycosyltransferase family 25 protein, which produces MSETNSQPPIYLINLDKCTERLNNCTSRLNEQNLTLTRLSAVYGSDLSEAAKQKHYSTPLNHEQYHHALSDCEIGCYLSHRKAWEKIASGDAPYGIVLEDDIKLVGDLNLAIDTLNNLPIDWDVIKLSAYKDRQRKEAFSVKVSHEFNLTVHTKPMTGCAASAITKEAAKKLLQSSESFGRPVDVDIQHFWETGVNVLSLLPYPVAQDLSYQSTIADRKVEKSGRFWHRKRQQLTSYFLNKKAVAQQVANLKKAVDQIQP; this is translated from the coding sequence ATGAGTGAAACCAATTCACAACCGCCAATTTACCTTATCAATTTGGATAAATGCACAGAACGTTTAAACAACTGCACAAGTCGATTAAACGAACAAAATCTTACACTTACGCGACTTTCAGCAGTGTATGGTAGTGATCTATCTGAAGCGGCAAAGCAAAAACATTACAGTACACCGTTAAACCACGAGCAGTACCATCATGCACTGTCTGATTGCGAGATAGGCTGCTATTTAAGTCACCGTAAAGCGTGGGAGAAAATTGCGTCGGGCGATGCACCTTATGGCATTGTGTTAGAAGATGACATTAAACTGGTTGGTGACTTAAACCTTGCTATAGACACACTTAATAATTTACCCATTGATTGGGACGTCATAAAATTATCAGCTTATAAAGATCGTCAACGAAAAGAAGCCTTTAGTGTCAAGGTTAGTCATGAATTTAACCTAACGGTTCACACTAAGCCAATGACGGGTTGCGCTGCATCTGCTATTACAAAAGAGGCAGCCAAAAAATTGCTGCAGTCATCTGAGTCTTTCGGTAGACCGGTTGACGTTGATATACAGCATTTTTGGGAGACCGGAGTCAATGTATTGTCGCTACTTCCCTATCCGGTAGCACAAGACTTGTCGTATCAAAGCACTATAGCTGATAGAAAGGTAGAAAAATCTGGCCGCTTTTGGCATCGAAAGCGCCAGCAGTTAACAAGTTACTTCTTAAACAAAAAGGCTGTAGCCCAACAAGTCGCGAATTTAAAAAAAGCGGTTGACCAAATACAGCCTTAG
- a CDS encoding RNA polymerase sigma factor, with amino-acid sequence MSIGASLQGIFRRSVRSVNNKEKSASNNVVNVDCSSEQNQIGLSERLMLQYRDTASDQALSSLFDLHSTKLYYFLMVMSDKQTAEDIAQRTWILVIEKRASFTHANNFQAWLFTIGRRALIDEFRRTSKMTYDSEAIDNTATCDNSSQQRDYDEEDLGRLLCQLPYKQKEVLSLQLEGFSLMQISEICRVPQETVKTRLRYARDNLKSLVERA; translated from the coding sequence ATGAGTATAGGCGCAAGCTTACAGGGTATTTTTCGACGTTCAGTAAGAAGCGTTAATAACAAAGAAAAAAGCGCATCGAATAACGTAGTTAATGTCGATTGTAGTAGTGAACAAAATCAAATTGGTTTAAGCGAGCGTCTTATGCTTCAGTATCGCGATACGGCGAGTGATCAGGCGCTCTCCTCACTGTTTGATTTGCACAGCACAAAGCTGTATTACTTTTTAATGGTAATGTCAGATAAACAAACTGCTGAAGATATCGCGCAGCGAACCTGGATATTGGTTATCGAGAAAAGAGCCAGTTTTACTCATGCAAATAATTTTCAGGCATGGTTGTTTACTATAGGACGCAGAGCGCTTATTGACGAGTTTAGACGTACTTCAAAAATGACTTATGACAGTGAAGCAATAGATAATACCGCTACCTGTGATAATTCCAGTCAGCAACGAGACTATGATGAAGAGGATTTGGGGCGTTTGTTGTGCCAGTTACCGTACAAGCAAAAAGAAGTGCTTTCACTTCAGCTTGAAGGGTTCTCGTTAATGCAAATTAGCGAAATTTGTCGAGTGCCACAGGAAACGGTAAAAACGCGACTGCGCTATGCCCGTGATAACCTTAAATCATTAGTGGAGCGTGCATAA
- a CDS encoding GNAT family N-acetyltransferase produces the protein MLTLRKVNEDDVSFLVELRLSTMDEHMINAGLVLSVDEHKERVLYQYERFHLVLDNKSVIGAVKFEDTDLCLYIHQIQVMPTQQGKGYGRQIISQLIQGTVHDTVELKVLKQNPAFRLYTAIGFEVIGEDEFEYHLRKELMI, from the coding sequence ATGTTAACACTGCGTAAGGTGAATGAAGACGATGTGTCGTTCCTGGTTGAACTTCGGCTGTCTACTATGGATGAACACATGATTAATGCTGGCTTAGTGCTATCTGTCGATGAGCACAAAGAGCGCGTACTTTATCAATATGAGCGTTTCCATTTAGTGCTTGATAACAAGAGTGTCATTGGCGCTGTGAAGTTTGAAGATACAGACTTGTGTCTTTACATACATCAGATACAAGTTATGCCAACGCAGCAAGGCAAAGGCTATGGAAGACAAATAATTAGCCAATTGATACAAGGGACCGTGCACGATACCGTAGAACTTAAAGTGCTTAAACAAAACCCCGCATTTAGACTCTATACTGCCATCGGTTTTGAAGTAATAGGCGAGGACGAATTTGAATATCATTTACGCAAAGAATTGATGATATAG